The following are encoded in a window of Geobacter metallireducens GS-15 genomic DNA:
- a CDS encoding nitroreductase family protein, which yields MYSDNFPVWSNQSSGMLQYAIWSALELEGWGASLQHYNPVIDDSVKAAWNIPDNWKLIAQMPFGKPVAEPVSKEFQPVAGRVKLFK from the coding sequence CTGTACAGCGACAACTTCCCCGTCTGGTCCAATCAGTCATCCGGCATGCTGCAGTACGCCATCTGGTCGGCCCTGGAGTTGGAAGGATGGGGAGCATCGCTGCAGCATTACAATCCGGTCATCGATGATTCGGTCAAAGCAGCCTGGAACATCCCGGACAATTGGAAACTCATTGCGCAGATGCCGTTCGGTAAGCCGGTTGCCGAGCCTGTCAGTAAAGAATTTCAGCCAGTTGCAGGCCGGGTAAAGCTGTTCAAATAG
- a CDS encoding IS4-like element ISGme2 family transposase encodes MHTGPTVFKQLLQFLPRYEFNLCVRRHRGEYREKKFSTYDQFLCLAYAQMAGRESLRDIETCLNSHQEKLYHIGFRGDVSRTTLADANERRDWRIFQDFGHVLIGIAQQLYQADAIAVELTQPLYAFDSTTIDLCLTLFPWAEFRKTKAAVKMHTLIDLRGPIPTWVTITTGKVHDVRMLDHLPVAKDAIYTMDRGYVDFARLHSIHKQGAFFVVRAKDNLKCQRLYSHPKDKESGVRADQIITLVTQKSKKGYPEKLRRVSYVDKERNKRLVFLTNNFEIPAATVAAIYKQRWQVELFFKWIKQHLRIKSFIGTSVNAVKSQIWVALCIYLLVAITKKKLGVPCSLYTFLQILEVNLFEKKPISSLVAEALKRNADYPERNQLNLFNY; translated from the coding sequence ATGCACACCGGTCCGACCGTTTTCAAACAACTTCTGCAGTTTCTGCCCCGGTACGAATTCAATCTCTGCGTTCGCCGACACCGTGGCGAGTATCGGGAGAAGAAGTTCTCGACCTATGACCAGTTCCTCTGCCTGGCTTATGCCCAGATGGCTGGCCGTGAGAGCTTGCGGGATATCGAGACCTGCCTGAACTCCCACCAGGAGAAGCTGTACCACATCGGCTTTCGTGGTGATGTCTCCCGCACGACCCTTGCCGACGCGAACGAGCGCAGGGACTGGCGTATCTTCCAAGACTTCGGTCATGTACTGATCGGCATAGCTCAGCAGCTGTACCAGGCTGATGCCATCGCCGTTGAGCTTACGCAACCGCTCTACGCCTTTGACTCGACCACTATCGACCTGTGCCTTACGCTGTTCCCATGGGCCGAGTTCCGCAAAACCAAGGCGGCGGTCAAGATGCATACGCTCATTGATCTGCGTGGTCCCATTCCAACCTGGGTCACTATTACCACTGGCAAGGTCCACGATGTCAGGATGCTGGACCATCTGCCGGTTGCAAAGGATGCCATTTACACGATGGACAGAGGGTATGTCGATTTTGCCCGGCTCCACTCCATCCACAAGCAGGGAGCATTCTTCGTAGTTCGGGCAAAGGACAACCTGAAATGCCAGCGGTTATATTCCCATCCGAAGGACAAGGAATCAGGTGTACGGGCAGACCAGATTATCACCCTGGTGACGCAGAAGTCGAAAAAGGGGTATCCGGAGAAACTGCGCCGGGTCAGCTATGTTGACAAAGAACGGAACAAGCGACTCGTATTTCTCACGAACAACTTCGAGATTCCGGCAGCGACGGTGGCTGCGATTTACAAGCAGCGCTGGCAGGTGGAGCTGTTTTTCAAATGGATCAAACAGCACCTGCGGATCAAGTCGTTCATCGGAACGTCAGTCAATGCCGTGAAGAGCCAGATATGGGTTGCCTTGTGCATCTATCTGCTGGTGGCGATCACGAAAAAGAAGTTGGGGGTTCCGTGTTCGCTCTACACTTTTCTACAGATTCTGGAGGTCAACTTGTTCGAGAAAAAGCCCATTTCATCGCTGGTTGCGGAGGCTCTCAAGCGAAATGCTGATTATCCTGAGCGCAACCAACTGAACTTATTCAACTATTAA
- a CDS encoding YceI family protein codes for MKRIIASIATIAALSLPAFAFASTWTIDPDHSNVGFKVRHLMVSNVKGNFDKHSGTVEINDKDITKSKVNVSIDTASINTNVQKRDEHLRSADFFDVAKYPTMTFVSKKVAKNGKDKLKVTGDLTLHGVTKQVVLNVEGPTKESKDPWGNIRKGATAATKINRKDFGLVWNAALETGGVAVGDEIAITLEIEMIKK; via the coding sequence ATGAAACGCATCATCGCATCAATCGCCACTATCGCCGCCCTGTCCCTTCCGGCCTTTGCCTTCGCCTCCACCTGGACTATCGACCCCGACCACTCCAATGTCGGTTTCAAAGTCCGTCACCTGATGGTGTCCAACGTGAAGGGGAATTTCGACAAGCATAGCGGTACCGTTGAAATCAATGACAAAGACATCACCAAGTCCAAGGTGAACGTCAGCATCGACACCGCTTCCATCAACACCAACGTGCAAAAGCGGGATGAGCATCTGCGCAGCGCCGATTTTTTCGATGTGGCCAAATATCCGACCATGACCTTCGTTTCGAAGAAAGTGGCCAAGAACGGCAAAGACAAGCTGAAAGTTACGGGAGACCTGACGTTGCACGGTGTTACCAAGCAGGTAGTGCTTAATGTGGAAGGGCCCACCAAGGAGAGCAAGGACCCGTGGGGGAATATCCGCAAAGGCGCCACCGCCGCCACCAAGATCAACCGCAAGGATTTCGGCCTGGTCTGGAATGCGGCCCTTGAAACCGGCGGAGTCGCCGTGGGCGATGAAATAGCCATTACCCTGGAAATCGAGATGATCAAGAAGTAA
- a CDS encoding helix-turn-helix domain-containing protein, whose product MPDIKSQIKELRLGEKVRKLRQEQRLTLQELSELSGLSKPLLSQIENDQVTPPIATLLKISKGLKVGIHYFFEEEEDQQKLVLTRASQQTATRRRTGNDAPHGYVYRSLAPGIRHKPMEPFLVEFELTEWDDAFFYRHDGFEFIYLLEGELEFHYGTDIMRLNPGDSIYYDSSEPHGYVSVGEQKATAVAVLYSKD is encoded by the coding sequence GTGCCAGACATAAAATCCCAGATCAAGGAACTGCGGCTCGGCGAAAAGGTTCGCAAGCTCCGCCAGGAACAGCGGCTCACCCTGCAGGAGCTCTCGGAACTCTCCGGCCTCTCCAAGCCGCTCCTGTCCCAGATCGAAAACGATCAGGTCACCCCCCCCATCGCCACGCTCCTCAAGATCTCAAAGGGGCTCAAGGTCGGGATCCACTACTTCTTCGAGGAAGAGGAAGACCAGCAGAAGCTGGTGCTGACGCGGGCCTCCCAGCAGACAGCCACCCGGCGCCGTACCGGGAACGACGCTCCCCACGGCTACGTCTACCGCTCCCTCGCCCCCGGCATCCGCCACAAGCCCATGGAGCCGTTCCTCGTGGAATTCGAGCTGACAGAGTGGGACGACGCCTTCTTCTACCGCCACGACGGCTTCGAGTTCATCTATCTTCTGGAAGGGGAGCTGGAATTCCACTACGGCACCGACATCATGCGCCTCAACCCGGGTGACAGCATCTACTACGATTCCTCCGAGCCCCACGGCTATGTGTCGGTGGGAGAGCAGAAGGCAACAGCGGTGGCCGTCCTCTACTCGAAGGATTAG
- a CDS encoding nitroreductase family protein: MNVTEAITARKSVRAYLDTPVPADVLEKIVEAGRWAPNAGPIQLSVVRNAELRKKINDVTLDAMAHSGIEFLRQRAALPGYQPLYDAPVLILISGPVTIPISAVNAAVSAENMLLQATGAGLGSCFLLSLTLAFDGADGSDLLQKAGIPDGYRVQCAVIVGYAAPESKFTTGERTIKGAVSYID; the protein is encoded by the coding sequence ATGAACGTTACAGAGGCAATAACAGCGAGAAAGAGCGTAAGGGCCTATCTTGACACACCGGTCCCGGCGGATGTCCTGGAAAAGATCGTTGAAGCAGGGCGCTGGGCGCCGAATGCCGGGCCAATCCAGCTTTCGGTGGTCCGCAACGCCGAGCTGCGGAAGAAAATTAACGACGTGACACTGGACGCCATGGCTCACTCAGGCATCGAATTCCTACGGCAAAGGGCGGCGCTGCCTGGCTATCAGCCGCTTTACGACGCTCCAGTTCTGATCCTCATTTCAGGTCCGGTGACTATCCCGATCAGCGCCGTCAATGCGGCGGTCTCCGCTGAGAACATGCTTCTCCAGGCAACCGGCGCCGGACTGGGATCGTGCTTTCTCCTCTCTCTGACGCTGGCGTTCGACGGAGCAGATGGCAGCGATCTTTTACAGAAAGCGGGTATCCCTGATGGGTACCGTGTCCAGTGCGCAGTTATCGTGGGGTATGCGGCGCCTGAGAGCAAGTTCACCACTGGCGAGCGCACTATAAAGGGCGCCGTCAGTTACATCGACTGA
- a CDS encoding sensor histidine kinase yields MSEHQPQTSGTITARVPDGPAAELAQLKEENARLRARLASKSDYIRRKVDQMLTVMGTRPLRQEELDDNTLIDVDPLGILVDSFAHILDHLHTTNRELTENRELLQTIFSSLESGILLIREEDHVITDVNETACRSLGLKREDILGQLCFSFIYPDCTGACPMKEQNLKIDNSERMLRAADGHIVPVLKTVGRVMVHGIPHFLESFIDITAQKEAEAEILALNDDLEMRVQERTAELIQANREMESFSYSISHDLRAPLRHINGYINILREDYGGHLDMAGINCLQRVDAASKQMGMLIDDLLSFSRIPRTLKNPQTVDLSQLARDVTVMLRETEPDRQVEVEIQDGLVAHGDVSLLNMVVQNLIGNAWKFTARSSRAAISFGRKRQGERDVFFVLDNGVGFDMTYQNKLFKVFERLNGEEFEGTGIGLAIVKRIVNRHGGDIWAESSPGNGATFYFTLASPRQP; encoded by the coding sequence ATGAGTGAGCATCAACCGCAAACCAGCGGCACGATAACGGCTCGAGTCCCTGACGGCCCCGCGGCCGAGCTCGCGCAACTCAAGGAGGAAAATGCCCGGCTCCGCGCCCGGCTCGCCAGCAAGTCCGACTACATCCGCCGCAAGGTCGACCAGATGCTCACGGTCATGGGCACCCGGCCGCTCCGCCAGGAAGAACTCGACGACAACACCTTGATCGACGTGGACCCCTTGGGCATCCTGGTGGATTCCTTCGCCCACATCCTCGACCATCTCCACACGACAAACCGCGAACTCACCGAGAATCGGGAGTTGTTGCAGACCATCTTCTCCTCTCTCGAATCGGGCATCCTCCTGATCCGGGAGGAAGACCATGTGATCACGGACGTGAACGAAACGGCGTGCCGCAGCCTTGGGCTGAAGCGTGAAGACATCCTCGGCCAACTCTGTTTTTCGTTCATCTACCCCGACTGCACCGGTGCCTGCCCCATGAAGGAGCAGAACCTGAAAATCGACAATTCCGAACGGATGCTCCGTGCGGCTGACGGTCACATCGTGCCGGTGCTGAAAACCGTCGGGCGGGTCATGGTGCACGGCATTCCGCACTTTCTTGAAAGCTTCATTGACATCACTGCCCAGAAAGAGGCGGAAGCAGAGATCCTGGCCCTGAATGATGACCTGGAAATGCGGGTGCAGGAACGAACGGCGGAATTGATCCAGGCCAACCGCGAGATGGAGTCGTTCAGCTACTCCATCTCCCATGACCTGCGGGCGCCGTTACGGCACATCAACGGCTATATCAACATTCTCCGCGAGGATTATGGCGGCCATCTGGATATGGCTGGGATCAACTGCCTGCAACGGGTCGATGCCGCCAGCAAACAGATGGGAATGCTGATCGACGACCTCCTTTCCTTCTCGCGGATCCCGCGAACCCTCAAAAACCCTCAAACGGTCGACCTGAGCCAACTGGCCCGCGACGTAACCGTCATGCTCCGCGAAACGGAGCCCGACCGGCAGGTGGAGGTGGAAATCCAGGATGGATTGGTTGCCCATGGGGATGTTTCACTGTTGAACATGGTAGTCCAGAACCTGATCGGCAACGCATGGAAATTCACGGCAAGGAGCAGCCGGGCGGCCATTTCTTTCGGGAGGAAACGACAGGGGGAGAGGGACGTATTTTTTGTGCTTGACAATGGCGTCGGCTTCGACATGACCTATCAGAACAAGCTTTTCAAGGTCTTCGAACGGCTGAACGGCGAAGAATTTGAGGGAACCGGCATCGGCCTGGCAATAGTCAAGCGGATCGTCAACCGTCACGGCGGAGATATCTGGGCTGAGTCTTCTCCGGGCAACGGGGCAACCTTTTACTTCACGTTGGCCTCCCCGCGGCAACCTTAG
- a CDS encoding PilZ domain-containing protein, whose translation MEERSCRRTPIEVGCWLVELDGASCLYTFDISENGVSIITKDPRPVGQVVKLQFYTSRSAQAVTLDARVVWSRLEPEGGMGLAFSDLDAEKRGVLRSFMAELKKRKL comes from the coding sequence GTGGAAGAGCGCTCGTGCAGGAGAACGCCCATTGAGGTGGGATGCTGGCTCGTGGAGCTGGACGGGGCATCCTGCCTTTATACGTTCGACATCTCGGAGAACGGTGTTTCGATCATCACCAAGGATCCTCGGCCGGTGGGGCAGGTGGTAAAGCTCCAGTTTTACACTTCCCGGTCTGCGCAGGCCGTCACCCTGGATGCCCGGGTGGTCTGGAGCCGTCTGGAACCGGAGGGGGGGATGGGGCTCGCGTTCAGCGATCTCGACGCCGAGAAGAGGGGGGTGCTCCGCTCCTTTATGGCGGAGCTGAAAAAGCGCAAGCTCTAA
- a CDS encoding sulfurtransferase TusA family protein, with protein sequence MTSAAVDTIEYDIRGQICPSTLLIALREINSHAAALRKGEVALLFLTTNRDSTHTIPESAQNMGFCAVVAPRDGYYAIRVSGNE encoded by the coding sequence ATGACATCCGCTGCTGTCGACACTATCGAATACGACATCCGGGGCCAGATATGCCCGTCCACGCTGCTCATCGCCCTGCGGGAGATCAACAGCCATGCTGCTGCCTTGCGCAAAGGCGAGGTAGCCCTCCTGTTCCTGACCACCAATCGCGACTCGACCCACACCATTCCCGAATCGGCGCAGAACATGGGATTTTGTGCTGTGGTGGCCCCCCGGGACGGCTACTATGCCATCAGGGTGTCCGGCAATGAGTGA
- a CDS encoding MFS transporter has translation MKGNQHGRLDNGRGPLRHAVFRCLWIASLVSNLGTWMQNVAGVWVHDHGDSIGDAGGAHADGSPSRAAHGAWKQADGL, from the coding sequence ATCAAAGGGAATCAGCATGGCAGACTCGACAACGGTAGGGGTCCGCTCCGCCACGCGGTTTTCCGCTGTCTGTGGATTGCATCACTTGTCTCCAACCTGGGTACCTGGATGCAGAATGTGGCCGGGGTGTGGGTTCATGACCACGGAGACTCGATTGGCGACGCTGGTGGCGCTCATGCAGACGGCTCTCCGTCTCGTGCGGCTCATGGGGCATGGAAGCAAGCAGATGGTCTTTGA
- a CDS encoding YeeE/YedE family protein, with amino-acid sequence MFVSPTVIVTAIGLMLGLIAGFVMHRADFCIAGMFRDLFLFRSTARLRALVLYLAVAMVLFEGARLLGLLPLYPFPLLGPASLAGTLGGVLFGIGMVLAGGCVVGTLYRLGAGNRPSLVAFIGLIIGSALYAEFHPFWKSLLTATTLFSGSITIPQYFSLSPTPLIAVAVAILGGLVTFWCRHGQLSRRLYAKGALQLWQAALVLAGVSLASYLLIGMPLGITNAYAKIGAMGEQLVFPDHVADLGFFASQPLSCRNPLTGMMLTGGPGPALDGIALIQFPLIAGIILGSTVSALSLGEFTLGHPAPWRQYLSAAVGGILMGLASRMAPACNVWHFLGGLPILAFSSIFFLAGILPGAWLGACILTRWVVR; translated from the coding sequence ATGTTCGTTTCGCCCACGGTCATAGTGACGGCAATTGGCTTGATGCTCGGGCTGATTGCCGGCTTTGTCATGCACCGTGCTGACTTCTGCATTGCCGGCATGTTCCGGGACCTGTTCCTCTTCCGGTCGACGGCCAGGCTGCGCGCCCTGGTCCTCTACCTGGCCGTGGCCATGGTGTTGTTTGAAGGTGCCCGACTCCTGGGTCTTCTGCCTCTCTATCCGTTCCCCCTCCTCGGTCCGGCGTCGCTTGCCGGTACCTTGGGAGGGGTGCTGTTCGGGATCGGCATGGTGCTGGCCGGGGGGTGTGTCGTCGGCACCCTCTACCGCCTGGGGGCAGGGAACCGCCCCAGCCTCGTTGCTTTCATCGGCCTGATCATCGGCAGCGCCCTGTACGCTGAGTTCCATCCGTTCTGGAAGAGCCTCCTGACCGCAACCACCCTCTTCTCAGGAAGCATTACCATTCCCCAATATTTCAGTCTGTCACCGACCCCCCTGATTGCCGTGGCGGTTGCCATCCTCGGCGGACTAGTCACGTTCTGGTGCCGGCACGGACAGTTGTCACGCAGGCTCTATGCCAAGGGAGCCCTGCAGCTGTGGCAGGCGGCCCTCGTGCTTGCCGGCGTCAGCCTCGCCTCGTATCTGCTGATCGGCATGCCGCTGGGGATCACAAACGCCTACGCGAAAATCGGCGCCATGGGTGAACAGCTTGTATTCCCGGACCATGTGGCGGACCTCGGTTTTTTTGCTTCCCAGCCCCTTTCCTGCCGAAATCCCCTGACCGGCATGATGCTGACCGGAGGGCCGGGGCCGGCCCTGGACGGTATTGCCCTGATCCAGTTCCCGCTCATTGCCGGCATCATCCTGGGAAGCACGGTTTCCGCCCTCTCCCTTGGCGAATTCACCCTTGGCCATCCCGCCCCCTGGCGGCAGTACCTTTCGGCGGCAGTGGGGGGAATCCTGATGGGGCTCGCCTCGCGCATGGCTCCTGCCTGTAATGTCTGGCATTTTCTGGGGGGGCTGCCCATCCTTGCATTTTCCAGCATTTTTTTCCTGGCAGGAATCCTCCCGGGCGCCTGGCTCGGAGCTTGCATACTAACCAGATGGGTAGTGCGCTGA
- a CDS encoding MarR family winged helix-turn-helix transcriptional regulator, with translation MEIKRLKMKHANNYTAYRALNSYTKLMRAAESVTSRTSRPMAAAGLTISQFGVLEALLHKGPLCQRDIAAKILKSTGNITMVIDNLEKQGLVRRERDMEDRRYLTVHLTEKGTILINKVFADVEASIVAEMSTLSADEQEQLGSLCKKLGLKGGTSQA, from the coding sequence ATGGAAATAAAGAGGCTGAAAATGAAACATGCAAACAACTACACTGCCTATCGTGCTCTGAACAGTTACACCAAGCTGATGCGTGCGGCGGAGTCAGTGACCTCCCGCACTAGTCGGCCGATGGCGGCAGCAGGTCTGACCATCAGCCAGTTTGGCGTGCTGGAAGCTTTGTTGCACAAGGGACCATTGTGCCAGCGGGACATCGCGGCCAAGATCCTCAAGAGTACCGGCAACATCACCATGGTGATCGACAACCTGGAGAAACAGGGTCTGGTAAGGCGAGAGCGTGACATGGAAGACCGGCGCTATCTGACTGTCCATCTGACCGAAAAGGGGACAATACTCATTAATAAAGTGTTTGCGGATGTTGAGGCATCGATCGTTGCCGAAATGTCCACGCTTTCCGCTGATGAGCAGGAACAGCTGGGAAGTTTGTGCAAGAAACTGGGATTGAAAGGGGGAACCAGCCAAGCATAA
- a CDS encoding NUDIX hydrolase yields MKQAQDISTALNSHPVRIIEPGKRAHAAVALILEEQPDGPNILFIQRSTDECDYWSGQIGFPGGRAEPGDKGPQETAERETREEIGLDLGTATYLGRLNDLVPGGLQIVISCFVYAVDRQPILNLDRTEIARAFWLSVRELNNPARLTRVEFIGRRRQRRFPALRLGDGTEQPLWGITYRLLRNLDKILRGAGKQVRSTCKEQKP; encoded by the coding sequence ATGAAACAGGCCCAAGACATCAGCACTGCGCTCAACAGCCACCCGGTTCGCATTATCGAGCCTGGCAAACGCGCCCATGCCGCAGTGGCCCTGATTCTGGAGGAACAGCCAGACGGGCCGAACATCCTCTTCATCCAGCGGTCAACCGACGAATGCGATTACTGGTCTGGCCAGATCGGGTTCCCGGGAGGGAGGGCGGAACCCGGTGACAAGGGGCCGCAAGAGACTGCCGAGCGGGAGACGCGTGAAGAGATCGGCCTGGATCTTGGCACCGCAACGTATCTTGGACGGCTCAATGACCTTGTGCCCGGCGGCTTGCAGATCGTTATTTCGTGTTTCGTGTATGCGGTAGACCGACAGCCGATCCTGAATCTGGACAGAACGGAAATAGCCCGTGCCTTCTGGCTGTCGGTCCGTGAATTGAACAACCCTGCCCGCCTTACCCGGGTGGAATTTATCGGTCGGAGAAGGCAGAGGAGATTCCCCGCATTGCGACTCGGCGACGGGACGGAACAGCCGCTCTGGGGGATAACGTACCGGTTACTGCGCAATCTGGACAAGATACTCAGGGGTGCCGGCAAGCAGGTGCGGAGTACCTGCAAGGAGCAAAAACCATGA
- a CDS encoding DegQ family serine endoprotease — protein sequence MRICRLFIVIIALFTVVPACSKKEDKLFYETGRAEAPVKDVPKDIMATQQAFVELVKKVTPSVVNISTISRKKVEQPFFEFSPLFGDLFGDGRPRYRRDKSLGSGFIINKSGYIVTNDHVVRDAETIKVRLSNENVYDGRVVGSDPKTDIAVIKIDAKEDLPVAVLADSDKLQVGQWAIAIGNPFGLDRTVTVGVVSATGRSNMGIETYEDFIQTDASINPGNSGGPLLNVHGEVIGINTAIVAAGQGIGFAIPVNMAKQIVTQLVTKGSVSRGWLGVSIQPVTDEIAREFGLKKARGVLVADVVEGSPAAKGGIKQGDIILDFAGTEIKDAQHLQRVVAATAPGKTVQVTVFRGGREVKLSLTSASADSAGARQARPQGEEPDLLGLMVEEIPSDLRRRGVSGVVVAEVDEEGIAAEAGIQRGDIIVSVNRKGVATRAEYERAMAEAGRRGTAILLVRRGNASIFFSLRLR from the coding sequence ATGCGTATCTGTCGCCTGTTCATTGTCATCATTGCGCTCTTTACCGTTGTGCCCGCCTGCTCGAAGAAGGAAGATAAGCTCTTCTACGAGACGGGGCGGGCCGAAGCGCCGGTAAAGGACGTTCCCAAGGACATCATGGCTACCCAGCAGGCCTTCGTGGAGTTGGTGAAGAAGGTGACGCCGTCGGTGGTCAACATCTCCACCATCAGCAGGAAGAAGGTCGAGCAGCCCTTTTTCGAATTTTCTCCCTTATTCGGCGACTTGTTCGGCGACGGCAGGCCCCGCTACCGCCGCGACAAGAGCCTCGGCTCCGGATTCATCATCAACAAGAGCGGCTACATCGTCACCAATGACCACGTGGTGCGGGACGCCGAGACCATCAAGGTCAGGCTCTCCAACGAAAATGTCTATGACGGCAGGGTTGTCGGCAGTGATCCCAAGACCGACATCGCCGTCATCAAGATCGACGCCAAGGAGGATCTCCCCGTGGCGGTCCTGGCCGATTCCGACAAGCTCCAGGTGGGGCAGTGGGCCATCGCCATCGGCAATCCTTTCGGCCTCGACCGGACCGTGACCGTGGGGGTAGTGTCGGCCACCGGCCGCTCCAACATGGGGATCGAGACCTACGAGGACTTCATCCAGACCGACGCCTCCATCAACCCCGGCAACTCGGGGGGGCCGCTCCTGAACGTCCACGGGGAGGTGATCGGCATCAACACCGCCATCGTGGCCGCCGGCCAGGGGATCGGCTTTGCCATCCCCGTCAACATGGCCAAGCAGATCGTCACCCAGCTCGTCACCAAGGGGAGTGTGAGCCGTGGGTGGCTCGGCGTATCAATCCAGCCGGTGACCGACGAGATTGCCCGGGAGTTCGGCCTCAAGAAGGCCCGGGGGGTGCTGGTGGCCGACGTCGTGGAGGGGAGCCCCGCTGCCAAGGGGGGGATCAAGCAGGGAGACATTATCCTCGACTTCGCCGGCACCGAGATCAAGGACGCCCAGCACCTCCAGCGGGTCGTGGCCGCAACGGCACCGGGGAAGACCGTCCAGGTCACGGTGTTCCGTGGGGGGCGCGAGGTGAAGCTTTCCCTCACCTCGGCCAGCGCCGACAGCGCCGGGGCCCGGCAGGCCCGACCCCAGGGGGAGGAGCCCGACCTCCTCGGTCTGATGGTCGAGGAAATTCCTTCCGACCTGCGCCGCCGTGGCGTATCCGGCGTGGTCGTGGCCGAGGTTGACGAGGAGGGGATTGCCGCCGAGGCGGGGATCCAGCGTGGCGACATCATCGTTTCGGTGAACCGCAAGGGGGTCGCGACCCGGGCCGAATATGAACGCGCCATGGCGGAAGCCGGACGCCGGGGCACGGCGATCCTGCTAGTGCGCCGGGGCAACGCCAGCATTTTCTTCTCGCTCAGGCTGCGCTAA
- a CDS encoding amidohydrolase produces MNSVRKIRQISGVVGILKNGDGPTVMLRADMDAMPMKEDTGVPYASTKEGANAKGETVPVAHSCGHDMHTSWLLGAATVLSLARETWHGTLMTVFQPAEETAQGSQAMLDDGLMERFPRPDVILGQHLLPFRAGTVGYHSGQILTSGDSLLVRFFGKGAHGGMPQNGIDPIVMAASAVLRLQTIVSREISPQAQVVVTVGEFHGGTAENIIPAEAYIKLNVRTTDEAVRDHVLAAIRRICVAEARASNAPKDPEFEEINNYPLTVNDAEVTRKVADAFRGQFGDQLFEAPSQGASEDFGRFGQAWKSPYMYWFVGGSDPEKYDQAVREGGVERLPGPHSPFWAPVLYPTLQTGLETMLTAAGVWLAR; encoded by the coding sequence ATGAATTCAGTCCGCAAGATCAGGCAAATATCCGGGGTGGTCGGCATCCTGAAGAATGGTGATGGTCCGACGGTCATGCTGCGTGCTGACATGGACGCCATGCCGATGAAGGAAGATACCGGAGTGCCGTACGCCAGCACCAAAGAAGGGGCTAACGCCAAGGGGGAGACCGTGCCGGTGGCACATTCCTGCGGACATGACATGCACACCTCGTGGCTGCTTGGCGCCGCCACGGTACTGTCCCTGGCACGCGAGACCTGGCATGGCACGCTCATGACGGTGTTCCAGCCGGCGGAAGAGACCGCCCAGGGGTCGCAGGCGATGCTCGATGACGGACTGATGGAGCGTTTCCCGCGGCCTGACGTCATCCTGGGTCAGCATCTGCTGCCGTTCCGAGCCGGTACAGTCGGCTATCATTCGGGGCAGATTCTGACCTCAGGCGACAGCCTGCTGGTACGTTTTTTCGGTAAGGGAGCCCATGGCGGCATGCCGCAAAACGGCATCGATCCGATCGTGATGGCCGCCTCAGCGGTGCTGCGCCTGCAAACCATCGTCAGTCGCGAGATTTCTCCCCAGGCCCAGGTTGTGGTGACGGTAGGGGAGTTCCATGGAGGCACGGCGGAAAACATCATTCCGGCCGAGGCGTATATAAAGCTGAATGTGCGGACGACGGACGAAGCCGTGCGCGATCATGTGTTGGCAGCGATCAGGCGGATCTGCGTCGCCGAGGCCCGCGCCTCCAATGCGCCGAAAGACCCTGAGTTCGAAGAAATCAACAATTACCCGCTGACCGTCAATGATGCGGAAGTGACCAGAAAGGTTGCCGATGCGTTCCGTGGCCAGTTTGGCGACCAGTTGTTCGAAGCGCCATCCCAGGGTGCCAGCGAAGACTTCGGTCGTTTCGGTCAGGCATGGAAGTCTCCGTATATGTACTGGTTTGTCGGAGGCAGCGACCCCGAAAAGTACGACCAGGCGGTACGGGAAGGGGGGGTGGAACGGCTGCCCGGTCCCCATTCACCATTCTGGGCGCCCGTACTGTATCCCACACTGCAGACCGGTCTTGAAACTATGCTGACCGCTGCCGGTGTCTGGTTGGCCAGATAG